The proteins below come from a single candidate division WOR-3 bacterium genomic window:
- a CDS encoding DUF4438 domain-containing protein: MLRTNEKKLVMMSVQGKVCNPGARRMHGVDAQGKPFHLPGTGGIVYNIKVGDPAFGWEADHIEPCVSSILDEKNRYDSSNTGYVFYACVGNEAIIKTGDAKGKKGIVTGHHGGAEHVMIDFPDSVLEKLTHDDKIMIKGYGQGLKLLDYPDVVIYNLDPRLLRKMGLKAVRGKLRVPVTAKIPAELMGSGTGSLMMTGGDYDIMTTDKKFIKKYQIDKLRFGDFVALMNHDNVYGRSFRKGAVTIGIVIHGDCRYAGHGPGVTTLMSAAKPIIEPVINPNANIAKIMKIGRFRKR, translated from the coding sequence ATGTTGAGAACAAATGAAAAAAAATTGGTCATGATGTCGGTTCAGGGTAAAGTATGTAATCCCGGCGCCCGTAGAATGCACGGCGTCGACGCCCAGGGAAAGCCCTTTCATCTACCGGGTACAGGCGGAATCGTGTATAACATAAAGGTCGGAGATCCGGCGTTCGGCTGGGAAGCGGACCACATCGAGCCCTGCGTATCTTCGATCCTGGATGAAAAGAACAGATACGACAGTTCCAATACCGGTTATGTCTTCTACGCCTGCGTGGGCAATGAAGCGATAATCAAAACTGGCGACGCAAAAGGGAAAAAAGGAATCGTTACGGGCCATCACGGCGGTGCAGAACACGTGATGATCGACTTCCCGGATTCTGTCCTGGAAAAATTGACCCACGACGACAAGATAATGATCAAAGGCTATGGTCAAGGGCTTAAGCTCCTTGACTACCCGGATGTCGTGATCTACAATCTTGACCCGCGCCTCCTGCGTAAAATGGGGCTGAAAGCGGTCCGGGGAAAACTCCGGGTACCGGTGACGGCGAAGATCCCCGCCGAACTGATGGGTTCTGGAACCGGCAGCTTGATGATGACCGGCGGTGACTACGATATAATGACGACCGACAAAAAATTCATTAAAAAATATCAAATCGATAAGTTACGCTTCGGTGATTTCGTGGCTTTGATGAACCACGACAATGTATACGGAAGAAGTTTCCGCAAAGGAGCCGTGACAATCGGAATCGTCATCCATGGTGACTGCCGCTATGCAGGACACGGTCCTGGAGTTACTACACTGATGTCGGCGGCGAAACCGATTATCGAACCTGTCATAAACCCGAACGCCAATATCGCGAAGATAATGAAGATTGGAAGATTCAGAAAAAGATAG